In a single window of the Salmo trutta chromosome 23, fSalTru1.1, whole genome shotgun sequence genome:
- the LOC115160095 gene encoding tripartite motif-containing protein 35 — MACESTLPEEDLSCAVCCDIFKEPVLLSCSHSFCKACLQEFWKEKEWQECPVCRRRSSRSEPPNNRALKNLCEAFLQERRRRASAGSEVLCSLHGEKFKLFCLEHEQPICVVCRDSRKHKKHDCIPIDEAVQDLKEELKPTLKSLQDKLEVFQKVKLTCDKTAQHIKSQAEDTEITIKEQFEQVHQFLQKEEEAKIAALREEEEQKSQTMKVKIEEMSGQISSLSDTIKAIEKELEAEDISFLQNYNATMKRTQCPLPDPVRVSGALIDVAKHLGNLKFRIWEKMKEIVQYTPVVLDPNTVHSKLLCSMTWMGYDDCFVWGGEFQQRPDNPERLAQGWVMGSEGFTSGTHSWDIAIDDEYWFAGVATESINRSDPRDEVWGISHVDSFNTDYKEDFDYVYKVSCPNTETVYLPVRHNSRVKDRIRVQLDRDRGELSFYDIDNNTHIHTYTHAFTGRIFPIFSVRDGLRILPVRASNSGTAQLGLQENVW; from the exons ATGGCTTGCGAATCGACTCTCCCAGAGGAGGATCTAtcctgtgctgtgtgctgtgacATCTTCAAGGAACCTGTTCTCCTGTCTTGTAGCCACAGCTTCTGCAAAGCCTGTCTGCAGGAATTCTGGAAAGAGAAGGAATGGCAGGAGTGTCCAGTTTGCAGGAGAAGATCGTCAAGGTCTGAGCCTCCCAATAACCGGGCTCTTAAGAACCTATGTGAGGCCTTCTTACAGGAGAGGCGTCGCAGAGCTTCAGCAGGGTCTGAGGTGCTCTGCAGTCTGCATGGAGAGAAGTTCAAGCTCTTCTGTCTGGAGCATGAACAGCCTATCTGTGTGGTGTGTCGCGATTCAAGGAAACATAAAAAGCATGACTGCATCCCCATAGATGAAGCTGTACAGGATCTTAAG GAGGAACTCAAGCCTACCCTGAAGTCCTTACAGGACAAACTGGAAGTCTTTCAGAAAGTCAAACTCACTTGTGATAAAACAGCACAGCATATCAAG AGCCAGGCTGAGGACACAGAGATAACGATTAAGGAGCAGTTTGAGCAGGTTCACCAGTTTCTACAAAAGGAGGAGGAGGCCAAGATAGCTGccctgagggaggaagaggagcagaagAGTCAGACGATGAAGGTGAAGATTGAAGAGATGAGCGGACAGATATCATCACTTTCAGACACAATCAAAGCTATAGAGAAAGAGCTGGAAGCTGAAGACATCTCATTCCTGCAG AACTACAATGCCACAATGAAAAG AACCCAGTGCCCACTGCCTGATCCTGTGAGGGTTTCAGGAGCGCTGATAGATGTGGCAAAACACCTGGGCAACCTCAAGTTCAGAATCTGGGAGAAAATGAAGGAGATTGTTCAATACA ctCCGGTGGTTCTGGACCCTAATACTGTGCACTCAAAGCTACTCTGTTCCATGACCTGGATGGGGTATGATGATTGCTTTGTATGGGGTGGTGAGTTCCAGCAGCGTCCTGACAACCCAGAGAGGTTAGCCCAGGGATGGGTCATGGGCTCTGAGGGCTTTACCTCAGGGACACACAGCTGGGACATTGCGATTGATGACGAGTATTGGTTTGCAGGTGTGGCCACTGAGTCTATCAATAGGTCTGATCCTAGAGATGAAGTCTGGGGTATTAGCCATGTTGATAGTTTTAATACAGATTATAAGGAAGACTTTGATTATGTGTATAAAGTAAGTTGCCCAAATACTGAAACCGTTTACCTCCCCGTGAGACACAACTCCAGAGTTAAGGACAGGATCAGAGTTCAGCTggacagggacagaggagagCTATCATTCTACGACATTGATaataacacacatatacacacatatacacacgcatTCACTGGGAGAATATTTCCAATTTTTTCAGTGCGTGATGGTCTGCGGATTTTACCAGTGAGGGCCTCTAACAGTGGAACAGCACAGTTAGGGCTGCAGGAAAACGTGTGGTGA